The Urocitellus parryii isolate mUroPar1 chromosome 6, mUroPar1.hap1, whole genome shotgun sequence genome includes a window with the following:
- the Src gene encoding proto-oncogene tyrosine-protein kinase Src, whose translation MGSNKSKPKDASQRRRSLEPAESTHAAGGAFPASQTPSKPASADGLRGPGAAFAPAAAEPKLFGGFNSSDTVTSPQRAGPLAGGVTTFVALYDYESRTETDLSFKKGERLQIVNNTEGDWWLAHSLSTGQTGYIPSNYVAPSDSIQAEEWYFGKITRRESERLLLNTENPRGTFLVRESETTKGAYCLSVSDFDNAKGLNVKHYKIRKLDSGGFYITSRTQFNSLQQLVAYYSKHADGLCHRLTTVCPTSKPQTQGLAKDAWEIPRESLRLEVKLGQGCFGEVWMGTWNGTTRVAIKTLKPGTMSPEAFLQEAQVMKKLRHEKLVQLYAVVSEEPIYIVTEYMSKGSLLDFLKGETGKYLRLPQLVDMAAQIASGMAYVERMNYVHRDLRAANILVGENLVCKVADFGLARLIEDNEYTARQGAKFPIKWTAPEAALYGRFTIKSDVWSFGILLTELTTKGRVPYPGMVNREVLDQVERGYRMPCPPECPESLHDLMCQCWRKEPEERPTFEYLQAFLEDYFTSTEPQYQPGENL comes from the exons ATGGGTAGCAACAAGAGCAAGCCGAAGGACGCCAGCCAGCGGCGCCGCAGCCTGGAGCCGGCCGAGAGCACCCACGCGGCGGGCGGCGCCTTCCCGGCCTCGCAGACGCCCAGCAAGCCGGCCTCCGCCGACGGCCTCCGCGGCCCGGGCGCCGCCTTCGCCCCCGCGGCCGCCGAGCCCAAGCTCTTCGGGGGCTTCAACTCGTCGGACACCGTCACCTCCCCGCAGAGGGCGGGGCCCCTGGCCG GTGGGGTGACCACCTTTGTGGCCCTCTATGACTATGAGTCACGGACAGAGACCGACCTGTCCTTCAAGAAAGGGGAGCGGCTCCAGATTGTCAACAACAC AGAGGGAGACTGGTGGCTGGCCCACTCGCTCAGCACGGGACAAACCGGCTACATCCCCAGCAACTACGTGGCGCCTTCCGACTCCATCCAGGCTGAGGA ATGGTATTTTGGCAAGATCACCAGGCGGGAGTCGGAGCGGCTGCTGCTCAACACAGAGAACCCAAGAGGGACCTTCCTGGTGCGAGAGAGCGAGACCACGAAAG GTGCCTACTGCCTCTCCGTGTCCGACTTTGACAACGCCAAGGGCCTCAACGTGAAGCACTACAAGATCCGCAAGCTGGACAGCGGGGGCTTCTACATCACCTCCCGCACCCAGTTCAACAGCCTGCAGCAGCTGGTGGCCTACTACTCCA AACATGCAGACGGCCTGTGCCACCGCCTCACCACGGTGTGCCCCACGTCCAAGCCGCAGACCCAGGGCCTGGCCAAGGACGCCTGGGAGATCCCCCGGGAGTCGCTGCGGCTGGAGGTCAAGCTGGGCCAGGGCTGCTTCGGGGAGGTGTGGATGG GAACCTGGAACGGCACCACCAGGGTGGCCATCAAGACCCTGAAGCCGGGCACCATGTCCCCAGAGGCCTTCCTGCAGGAGGCCCAGGTCATGAAGAAGCTGCGGCACGAGAAGCTGGTGCAGCTGTACGCCGTGGTGTCGGAGGAGCCCATCTACATCGTCACGGAGTACATGAGCAAGG GGAGTTTGCTGGACTTCCTCAAGGGGGAGACGGGCAAGTACCTGCGCCTGCCACAGCTGGTGGACATGGCTGCTCAG ATCGCCTCGGGCATGGCCTACGTGGAGCGGATGAACTACGTGCACCGGGACCTCCGCGCCGCTAACATCCTGGTTGGGGAGAACCTGGTGTGCAAGGTGGCCGACTTCGGGCTGGCCCGGCTCATCGAGGACAACGAGTACACGGCCCGGCAAG GGGCCAAATTCCCCATCAAGTGGACGGCTCCAGAAGCCGCCCTCTACGGCCGGTTCACCATCAAGTCAGACGTGTGGTCCTTTGGAATCTTGCTGACGGAGCTCACGACAAAGGGACGAGTGCCCTACCCTG GGATGGTGAATCGGGAGGTGCTGGATCAAGTGGAGCGGGGCTACCGGATGCCCTGCCCGCCCGAGTGTC